One genomic region from Phycodurus eques isolate BA_2022a chromosome 16, UOR_Pequ_1.1, whole genome shotgun sequence encodes:
- the zgc:55558 gene encoding GTPase KRas isoform X2: MTEYKLVVVGAGGVGKSALTIQLIQNHFVDEYDPTIEDSYRKQVVIDGETCLLDILDTAGQEEYSAMRDQYMRTGEGFLCVYAINNTKSFEDVHLYSACPLLGRGLADIGQEAGDTLDWSPTCHRGHTVYSKSIGTARSIQGRAEQQRQFSQRADQPGEGQ; this comes from the exons ATGACCGAGTACAAGCTGGTGGTGGTCGGTGCGGGAGGCGTAGGGAAGAGCGCTCTCACCATCCAGCTCATCCAGAATCACTTTGTGGATGAATATGATCCAACCATCGAG GACTCCTACAGGAAGCAGGTGGTGATCGACGGAGAGACGTGTCTGTTGGACATCCTGGACACTGCGGGTCAGGAGGAGTACAGCGCCATGAGGGACCAATATATGAGGACCGGGGAGGGCTTCCTCTGCGTGTACGCCATCAACAACACCAAGTCCTTCGAGGATGTTCACCTGTACAG cgctTGTCCTCTTTTGGGTCGCGGGTTAGCTGACATTGGACAAGAGGCAggggacaccctggactggtcgccaacctgTCACAGAGGGCATACAGTctactccaaaagtattggaacggcaaggtcaattcaggGCAGGGCTGAACAGCAAaggcagttttcacag AGAGCAGATCAACCGGGTGAAGGACAGTGA
- the slc17a7a gene encoding solute carrier family 17 member 7a translates to MEVRPDRFKAVAAKTLGRINRLIDKQQPNGETIELSAEGRPELVQEKELPVVDCTCFGLPRRYIIAILSGLGFCISFGIRCNLGVAIVSMVNDHTVYKGNKEVLVAAQFTWDPETVGMIHGSFFWGYIVTQIPGGFICQKFAANRVFGFAIVATSTLNMLIPSAARCHYSCVILVRICQGLVEGVSYPACHGIWAKWAPPLERSRLATTAFCGSYAGAVVAMPLAGILVQYTGWSSVFYVYGSFGIFWYLFWILVSYESPAAHPTITPEERKYIEDAIGESATFLNPLQKFKTPWRQFFTSMPVYAIIVANFCRSWTFYLLLISQPAYFEEVFGFEISKVGMVSALPHLVMTIIVPVGGQLADYLRIHNLMTTTNVRKLMNCGGFGMEATLLLVVGYSHTKGVAISFLVLAVGFSGFAISGFNVNHLDIAPRYASILMGISNGVGTLSGMVCPLIVGAMTKHKTREEWQYVFLIASLVHYGGVVFYGLFASGEKQPWADIEDTSQEKCGIIDEDELANETEDLYRTGGGQYGAMSQQVVGSNGGGSGGGGAGWVKDWDKSEEYVQPPGYNSYKCSGVEEMKLT, encoded by the exons ATGGAGGTCCGACCTGACAGGTTCAAGGCGGTCGCGGCCAAAACTCTGGGCAGAATTAAcag GTTGATTGACAAGCAGCAGCCCAATGGAGAAACCATCGAGCTGTCCGCGGAGGGCCGTCCTGAGCTGGTGCAGGAGAAGGAGCTGCCCGTGGTGGACTGTACCTGCTTTGGTTTGCCCAGGCGCTACATCATTGCCATCCTGTCTGGCCTGGGCTTCTGCATCTCCTTTGGCATCCGCTGCAATCTGGGTGTGGCCATTGTAAGCATGGTCAACGACCACACTGTCTACAAAGGCAACAAGGAAGTGCTGGTG GCTGCACAATTCACTTGGGACCCAGAAACAGTGGGCATGATCCATGGCTCCTTCTTCTGGGGCTACATCGTCACACAGATCCCTGGAGGCTTTATATGTCAAAAATTTGCAGCCAACAG AGTGTTTGGCTTTGCCATCGTGGCCACGTCCACCCTCAACATGCTGATCCCATCTGCCGCTCGCTGCCATTACAGCTGCGTCATACTGGTCAGAATATGTCAAGGCCTTGTTGAG GGTGTGTCGTACCCGGCCTGCCATGGCATTTGGGCAAAGTGGGCTCCTCCGCTGGAGAGAAGTCGATTAGCCACCACAGCCTTTTGTG GATCCTATGCAGGGGCTGTGGTGGCCATGCCTTTAGCAGGGATACTGGTGCAATACACTGGGTGGTCTTCTGTTTTCTACGTCTATG GCAGTTTTGGGATATTCTGGTACTTATTCTGGATATTGGTGTCCTACGAGAGTCCAGCTGCCCATCCCACTATCACACCAGAGGAGAGGAAGTACATTGAAGATGCGATCGGCGAGTCAGCGACGTTTCTCAACCCTCTCCAG AAATTCAAGACGCCGTGGAGGCAGTTCTTCACCTCTATGCCTGTCTACGCCATCATTGTGGCCAACTTCTGCAGGAGCTGGACCTTCTACCTGCTGCTCATCAGTCAGCCAGCCTATTTCGAAGAAGTCTTTGGCTTTGAGATCAGCAAG GTGGGCATGGTGTCAGCTTTGCCCCATTTAGTGATGACCATCATCGTTCCCGTGGGAGGCCAGTTGGCGGACTACCTTCGAATTCACAACCTGATGACCACCACCAATGTCAGGAAGCTCATGAACTGTGGAG GTTTTGGCATGGAGGCCACCCTGCTATTAGTGGTGGGATATTCTCACACAAAAGGTGTTGCCATCTCCTTCCTGGTCCTTGCCGTTGGCTTTAGCGGCTTCGCTATCTCAG GTTTTAATGTCAATCACTTGGATATTGCACCTCGATACGCCAGCATACTAATGGGCATCTCAAATGGGGTGGGAACCTTGTCTGGAATGGTGTGTCCTCTTATAGTGGGAGCCATGACCAAACATAAG ACGCGTGAGGAGTGGCAGTACGTTTTCCTTATAGCATCCCTGGTTCACTATGGAGGAGTCGTTTTCTATG GACTCTTTGCATCGGGAGAAAAGCAGCCGTGGGCCGACATCGAGGACACCAGCCAGGAGAAGTGTGGCATCATCGATGAGGACGAGCTGGCCAACGAGACAGAGGATCTCTACCGTACCGGCGGCGGCCAATACGGGGCCATGAGCCAACAGGTGGTCGGTTCAAACGGCGGAGGGTCCGGAGGAGGCGGGGCCGGATGGGTGAAGGACTGGGATAAATCTGAGGAGTACGTGCAGCCACCTGGATACAACTCATACAAGTGCAGCGGAGTAGAGGAGATGAAGCTGACGTAG